A region from the Terriglobia bacterium genome encodes:
- a CDS encoding transposase: protein RRAFCPAAQESTQSSRLVEKETGKVSYRFEWSWRCKSCALRGACVPPDQKHRTLVVGEYHTALERRRREMKTEAFEQRKKHRNAIEGARYRGLKKVQLQNYFIGAACNVKRWIRRVQWEMKQAIPAVPTVLESS from the coding sequence AGCGACGGGCCTTCTGTCCGGCCGCTCAGGAGAGTACCCAATCGAGCCGCCTGGTAGAAAAGGAGACAGGCAAAGTCAGTTATCGTTTCGAATGGAGTTGGCGGTGCAAGAGTTGCGCGCTGCGGGGGGCGTGTGTGCCGCCGGACCAGAAGCATCGCACCCTGGTGGTGGGTGAGTATCACACCGCGCTCGAGCGGAGACGGCGCGAGATGAAGACTGAGGCGTTTGAGCAGCGCAAGAAACACCGCAACGCCATTGAAGGCGCGCGCTACCGGGGATTGAAGAAAGTGCAGCTACAGAATTACTTTATCGGGGCGGCCTGCAATGTCAAACGATGGATTCGGAGAGTGCAGTGGGAGATGAAGCAGGCTATCCCTGCGGTTCCCACGGTGCTGGAAAGTTCCTAA